The DNA sequence GCATCTGCGCGAAATCGGCGGCATCAACACCACCGGCGCCGCTTCGGATGGTCACTACGGCACTGCGCTCGTCGTATTCGCCGTCGAGCAGCGTCTGGATCTCCATCTCGTCGAGATCCTTCTGCAGTGCGTCGACGCCGTTCTGCGCCTCTTTCATCGAATCGGGATCATCTTCCTCCTGACCCAACTCGTAAAGCGTCTCAATATCGTCAAGCCTGCTCGAAAGCGAATCGAGCTTCTTGATCAGTCCCTGCTTGTTGGAAAGCCGACTGGTAACCTTCTGCGCGTTGTCAACATCATCCCAGAGATTCGGCGCCGATGCCTCTTTCTCCAGATCCTTGATCTCGGACTTCAACCTGTCGACATCCAGCGCCTTTTCAATGGTCTCGTATTTCGTACGCGCCTCGCCCAAAGCCTGGGAAAAATCAAATTCTGCCATTGCACTCCACCTTATAATTACTCGCTGAAAACTCTCTGACCGTCCGTTTCACGGCAAAACCGCTACATATCGAACCTGGTTGCGGCGATCCTCACTGCCCACGCATTACGGCGTACATGTCATTGCCTCAATGGAATCCAACACCGCAAAACCCGCCGTTCGATACCACCGGTTTGCCGCCAAAACGTATGCAAGGTCGTCAAAGACCGGCATAGATTGCAGGAATCACCAGCGCGAGCAGCATGGCCGCAGCCACGACGATGCAGATCGCGCGCACGATATTGCGGCGACGGCCCTCGCGGCGCTCGCGTTCGTTCCTGTAATCACTCACAATCTTTCATTGTATCGAGCATGTGGGATTTAAGTTCCGACAACTGACATTGTGGGACGGGATATACAATGCTTCGGCACCCTTACCGGCTGAGCCGTCAAGCAGGAAGTCCAATGGACTTCCCGCAGGCGAAGTGAGCGCGATGTATCGAGTGCGAAAGCAAAATCTCCGATTTTGCGTAGGCCAAGCTTTACGCCTCAGCATCGCATATCCCGTCCCACAACTCAACATAGAAAATAGAGCAATATTCTAGCCATCAAATCATGGGTCATATAAGGACAAATATGCGGGTTTGCGCTAGATTAGAAACATATTTATTTCAACAACGAAGCTAAAAGGAGCGAATATGAGTGACGAACGGACGGCTTGGGGCTGGGGGCTGGCCTCGATCGACGAGGCGGGCAACACGCTGGACGTGTGGTATCCGAAATTGGAAATGGGTTCGGCACCAGTCGAAGCCGACCGTCCCCGCCACGAATTCGACGCCCTAGTACGCACCAAAGTCGACGAACGCGGAGTGCGCCGCATGCCTGTGTTTACTGTTTCTTCGTTGGACTCCCCCATTGCCGACGCGGCCGACGCCTACCTGCGCCTGCATCTGCTGAGCATGTGCATGGTCGAGCCAAACACCATCAATCTGGACGGTATCTTTGCCAAGTTGGCCAACGTCGTTTGGACCAATTACGGACCGTTCGCCGCCGAGAGCTTCGCGCTGCGCAAGATGGACGTGATGAATGCGGTCGCGCGTTCCAGCCGGGACGCAAGCGGCATGCCCTCCCCCCACATCGATGTCAACGTGCTCGGCGTCGACAAGTTCCCGCGCATGGTCGACTACGTGGTACCAGAGGGCGTACGCATCGGCGACGCGGACCGGGTACGTCTCGGAGCGCACCTTGCTCCCGGCACTACGGTGATGCACGCCGGTTTCGTCAACTTCAACGCCGGCACGCTCGGTACCTGCATGATCGAAGGCCGGGTCTCACAGGGTGTCACCGTCGGCAACGGATCGGATGTCGGCGGCGGTTCGTCGATCATGGGCACGCTTTCCGGCGGCGGCAAGCTGCGCAACTCCATCGGCGAGCACAGCTTGCTCGGCGCGAACGCCGGCATCGGCATTTCGCTGGGTGACAACTGTGTGGTGGAAGCGGGGCTCTATGTCACGGCCGGCACCAAGATCACCGTTCACGACAAGGCCAGGATCGCCGCCGGTGAACCGCTGGATGTCGTCAAGGGCTCCGAACTTTCAGGCAAAGACAACATTCTCTTCATTCGCAATTCGGTGAGCGGCGCCATTGAGGCCCGCTACCGCAAGGTCGGTATCGCCCTGAACGAGAAGCTGCATAAGAACTCATAATCCAAACCATAGGTCAATAATCCCGTATACGTTCACGATTCTACGTTGAGAGTGCGCATTTTGCCTTCCTCAACGTTTGTTCGTGGCTTATGCGGGATTTTTCTTTCTGTGCAAGCTTCAATCCAAGTTTCCAGCACTCAATTTCATAATCCGTACTTTCGACGTTTAGCGCCGTGTATTCAATACCGTAAAAACAAAAACCTGAGATTCCGCAATTGCTCATTATCGGTCCAGGCTCCTGGACGATACGTAAAAAGCCGCCACCTTGCTTCTTAATTTCAAATCTATAGCTTTTGGCTACACCGGCACATAAAACGGCGTCGACAAACGCTTAACCTTGCGAGCATTGTCGTCAGCGTTGGTCCATCGGCACGTAATCGCGCTCGACCTCGCCGGTATAGACCTGGCGAGGGCGGCCGATCTTGGTCTGTGGATCGGCCAGCATCTCACGGTACTGCGCGATCCATCCGGGGATACGACCAAGTGCAAACAGCGGGGTGAACATCGGGGCATCAAAACCGATGACCCGGTAAATCAGGCCGGTGTAGAAATCGACATTCGGATAAAGGTGACGCGAGACGAAATAATCGTCGTGTGTGGCGATGTCCTCAAGTTCCGTGGCGATGTCGAAAAGCGCACGTTCGTCGGCAGGCAGGCGGCTATCGACATCCCCGCGCGCCATAAGCCGCTCAAGATAGTGCTTGGCAACCACCGCGCGTGGGTCATAACATTTGTAGACACGATGGCCCAAACCGGAAATGCGCACACCGTTCTTTTTCGCGTTTTCGACGAATCGGCCGACGCTTTCACCAGAATCGCGGATGACCTCGAGCTGCTTCAACACGGCCTCATTGGCACCGCCATGAAGAGGACCAGAAAGCGCGTTGACACCTGCGGCCACCGCCGAATACAGGTTGGCATGAGCGCTGCCGGCGATACGTACCACGGAAGTCGAGCAGTTCTGCTCGTGATCAGCATGGATGATCAGCAAACGGCCCAGGGCATGAACGGACAATTCGTCCGATTCGTACGGCTCGTATGGCACCGCGAAGCACATCCGCAGAAAATCGTCGACATAACCACGGGCGATATCGGGATAGAGCATTGGTTCGTCACGCCGGCGACGATAAATATAGCTGACAATGGTACGGGCCTTGGCCATGATGATGCGCGCCGACTCATCCAACTGGTCGGGATCGTTGATATCGGTGGTGTCAGGGTAGAAGGCCGCGAGCGCATTGATTGCGGAGGCGAGCACACTCATGGGTTGGGCGGCACGCGGGAACGAAGCCATGAAGCTGCGGAAGTCCTCGCCTACCATGGTGCGATGGTTCAGATCGGCGCAGAACCGCCCGTATTCGGCTTTACTCGGGAGCTCACCATGCTGCAGCAACCATGCCACCTCAAGAAAATCGGATTGTTCACACAACTGCTCGATCGGATAGCCGCGGTAGCGCAGAATGGAATTCTGACCGTCGATGAAGGTGATTTTCGACTCGCACTGGGCCGTGGTCAAAAAGCCCGGATCAAGGGTGACGAACCCGTCATTCTGAAGGCTGGAAACGACAATGCCATCGGCACCTTCCGTGGCTTTGACTATAGGCAGATCGAACTTGCTCGTATCCACATTGAGTTTTGCCTCTACCATGACTTCCACCTTCCTTTGCCACCCCGATTGCCGGCGTATTCACCATGTTCCTGCATAGTTGCATAAAACAGACAAAATCGAAAACATTGCCGCAGCCAATCAGGGATTGAACATACCTTATTGCATGAATGTAAACTGGCGCAACCGATGTCCACGTTCCGTACATTTGCAAGGTCTCAGGAAACAGACCGGCAGAACAATAAAAAACGGCATCCGCGCTTCACGTTACGAATGCCGCCTGAACAAAGGAGTGTCTTGTCAAGCCAATGACTACTCACGAACCGTCAGGATCTCCGGCCCGTTGTCGGTGATGGCGATGGTATGCTCGCTGTGGGCCCCGTTGGAGCCATCAGAGCTGCGCAGCGTCCAGCCGTCCTTGGCGTCCTGATAGATCTCGTCGGTGGTCTTCATGAACCACGGCTCGATGGCGATCGTCAGACCCGGACGCAGCTTGTAGCCGTGATGGGCCTTGCCGTCGTTGGGAACGAACGGGTCACCGTGCATGACATGGCCGATGCCGTGGCCGCCGAACTCCATGTTGACGGTATAACCGTGTTCGTGGGCCACATCGCCGACGGCTGCGGACACGTCGCCCAGACGGTTGCCGGATTGCGCCGCGGCGATACCGGCCGCGAGTGCTTCTTCGGTGCACTTGATCAATGCGATATCCTCCGGATTCGGGTCTTTGCCGACCACAAAGCTGACTGCCGAATCACCACACCATCCGTCGACGCTGATGGCCAGATCAAGGCTGATCAAGTCGCCGTCTTTCAGGGCATAATCGTACGGAACGCCGTGCAGAACGGCATCGTTGACCGAAGTGCAAATGTAATGCTTGAACGGGCCAGTACCGAAATCGGGGGCGTAATCCACATAGCAGGACTCAGCGCCCTTGCGGCTTTCGATACGACGACGGACAAGGTCGTCAATCTCGAGCAGATTGGTGCCGACCTTGGTGGTTTCCTGCAACTCCTTGAGGATGCTGCCGACGAAGCGGCCGGCCACCTTCATCGAAGCGATTTCCTTTGGCGTTTTCAATTCAATCATGCCTTCACCCTACTTCGCCAACCCAACAAACCTGCGGCCAAAAAGACAATCAAGCCAACATCGAGCGCAATCACGCTCTTTTATGTAAACGGTGGCCTATGTCCAGCGGAATTCGTTTGTTTTCCGTAATTTTCGGGGTATCAAGCCTGTATCGGTGCCTCCAACCCTATGACGAACTTACATTCCAATAAGATTAGGGGCACAAACGTAAGTTTGTACCCCTAATGCACCAGCAAAGTGAATATTCCCATTTGCTAAAGGCACACGTCCGTGTCCTTGCCTAATACACCGGCAAAATAATTGCCAACGAGGAATATTCTGCTATTCACACCCGATTGCGCGCTGTAACCTGCACGAAAGGAAGTAAACCACCCCGTCAGTTCTTACCGAATCAGTTCTTGCCGAAACGGAAGGCGCGGATGATGGCGAGGATGCCCATGATCACCATGGAGATGCCGGCGAATACGACCAGCACAATCACCGAAGTGAACGGCGAGAAGAGCACGACGATGCCGGCGAGGATGGAGATGATCGCATAGAAGATCGCCCAACCGGACTTCGGCAGACGCCAGGTTTCGACCAATGCCATGATGCCTTCCATGATCCAGCCGATGCCAACGGTAAGGGTGACCAGAATCGTCAGCAAGGCGGTGGAAATCGCAGTGTTCTTGAGCATGATCACACCACCGATCACCAAGAGGAGGCCGACAAGGATGTCAAGCACGCGCCAGCCGCCCGGCAATCCGTTTTCGACGATGGCACCGATAACACGGATGACGCCGGAGACCACGAAGTAGGCGCCAAGGACAACAGCCACGGCCACCAGCGTCTTGCCTGGCCAGACCAGCAGCGCGATACCGAGCAACAGGGCAACAATGCCGACAACACCATAGACGATGCGAATGGTCTTCTTGGCCTGATTGGGCAGCCATTCCTCAGCCAGTTTGAAGGGGTTCATACGCCACCACTCATTGCTGCCGGGTTGTGCTTTCCAACTCTTGCTGCTACCTGCGGTCGGCCCGCCATTGTTGGGCTGCTGACCGTTCTGTGCATATTGGTATTGGCCGCTCTGATTGTTGTTGGCGTAAGGATTGCCGTTGGGATACTGCTGACCGTATTGGTTGGGGTTGGCCGCATAAGGGCCATACCCGTTGGAGGCATACCCGTTGTTGTAAGGGCCCTGATTCGGATTCTGGCCTTGTGCGTTGTTGTACATATAGGGATTGGCATTCGGCCCGCCCTGGGGAGCGCCACCTTGGTTGCCCTGATACTGGCCATACTGCGGATTGCCATTTCCTGGTTGGTTCTGGCCGTTCATGCCATTGGACGCATACGCCCCATATTCCGGCTGTCCGTTTGGTTGCGCACGATTATTGTTGTTGCCTTCATTGACGTTTGGATCATTATCGTTCACATTGGCGTCTGACATGTCGACTCCTTATCATCATTCATTCCACCAGAAAATCCCACAGTGGCGGATCACTTCGACTACCGCTTAATCTAACAGATAAACCATAAAGACTATTCCTGAAAACCAGCTGGGTAACAGACGAACAAGCAGCCTACCCAAATCAATCCCCTCGTTTCCTTTCGGTTTTTCTTCGGCTTTTCTTTCAAACTCAACACCCCGTTCTTGTCAGCGAACACCGATACAGTAAAGCCATGTCTACACCTTTGATTTCAGGCCTTGATACGACCTCATTCTCCAGCACCATCAGTCCCGGCGACGACCTTTTCCGATTCGTCAACGGACCATGGATCGACACCTATGAGCTTCCCGACGACCGGTCACGTTATGGCGCTTTTGACAAGCTAGCCGAAGACGCGGAAGACCAAATCCGCGATATCCTCGAAGACGAGAACTGCCCCGCCCACAAATCGCAAAGCCTGTACCGTGCATTCCTCGATACCGATGCCATCGAAGCGGCCGGCATCAGCCCTATCAAGGATGCGCTCAACCGTATCGACAATGCCAGTGACAAGGCCGAGCTCACCAAGGTCTTGGGAGAGCTGAGCACGGTCGGCGGCCCTGACTTCTTCGATTGCGGCGTTTACGGTGACCCGGGCGACCCCGAACACAACATCCTTCATATCGAGCAGGGTGGCATCGGTTTGCCCGATGAAGCCTACTATCGCGAGGATCATTACGCACCGATCCGCGAACAGTACGTGCATATGGTCACCAAGCTGTTGATGCTGGCCGATTACGGCGATAGCGCGAAAAGCGAGGCAGACGCCAAGCGTTTCCTTGAAATCGAGACCAAGATCGCCGCGAACCATTGGGACAATGTGGCCACCCGTGACTCGCAGAAGACCTACAACCCCACTGATTTCGAGAAACTGAGCTCCACGCTTTCGCATTTCGACCTTGCCTCATGGCTTGAGGCGTGGCAGCGATCCTACAATGCACTGCCCGCCGCCAAGGCGCAACCGCTGGATCTCATCGCATCATTCAGGCGCACCATCGTGCACGAGCCGAGCTTCCTTTCGGGATTCGACAAGTTCTGGGATCAGAGCGAGCTTGAAGATCTGAAACTCTGGGCACGCGTGACCATGATCAGCGGTTCGGCAAGCACCCTGAGCAGCGATTTCGACAAGACCCAATTCGACTTCTACGGCAAGGTGCTTTCCGGCGCCAAGCAACAGCGGGACCGCTGGAAGCGCGCTGTCTCCCTGGTCAACGGCATCTGCGGCGAGGAAGTCGGCCGCGAATATGTTCGCCTCCACTTCCCTGAAAGCTCCAAAAAGCGGATGGAACAGCTGGTCTCCAACATCATCGAGGCCTATCGTGTCTCCATCTCTGGCAGCACATGGCTGGGTGAGGCGACCAAGGCCAAGGCTTTGGAAAAGCTCTCGAAGTTCACCCCGATGATCGGCTACACCAATCACTGGCGCGATTACACCGCCCTCGCTATCAAGGCTGAAATGAGCCTGGTCGAAGACCTCAACGCCGCCGTCGCCTATGAGACCGGATTCCAGTTCTCCAAGGTCGGCCAAGTCGTCGACCGCGAAGAATGGCTGATGAACCCACAAACCGTCAACGCCTATTACGAGCCGTCCATGAACGTCATCGTCTTCCCTGCGGCCATTCTCCAGCCCCCGTTCTTTAACCCCGATGCCGATGACGCCGCCAACTATGGTGGCATCGGCGCGGTCATCGGCCACGAGATCGGGCATGGCTTCGACGACCAGGGCAGCCAGTACGACGGCGACGGTAAGCTCAACGACTGGTGGAGCGCCGATGACAAGGCGAACTTCCAAAAGCTCACCACCGCTCTAATCAACCAATACAACGGATTCATCCCTTCCCAACTTCAAGAGAAGTATGCCGATGACTTGGATCAGGCCCCACACGTCAACGGAGCATTGACCATCGGCGAGAACATCGGCGATTTGAGCGGCGTCAATATCAGCCTGAAGGCCTACGCCTTCGCGCTTGACAAGGCCGCTGGCCGACCCGTTGATGGCTCTCCGGAAGCGGTCGCCGCATCACTGGCGAGCGCACCACAAATCGACGGTTATACCGGTCTGCAGCGCTTCTTCCTGAGCTACGCATCCATCTGGCGCACCGCACAACGGGAGGAACTGACCGAACAGTACCTGCAAATCGATCCGCACTCCCCTGCCGAATTCCGCACCAACGGTATCGTGCGCAATGTGGACCTCTACTACAAGGCATTCGATGTGCAGCCCAACAACAAGCTGTGGCTTGACCCGGAGCTTCGCGTATCAATTTGGTAGGAGTAAAACCTCCAGCTTGTTTGTTACCCAACAGCCAATAGCGTCAAACAAGCTGCGTACGAAATAATTCTGCAGATAATTGGCTCATGACGGTCGGAGCGTTGTCAAAAACGTTCCGACCGTCTTGTTTTCTGTTGTGTATTGTTATTCGTAATACGTTTATGCATTCACTTCACAAGCTGACCAAGTACGGCTTGATTGTCGCTATGAACGGTATTCTTCGAAATCATTAAGACCTCTCATTGCCGGAATCCTCCCAAAACGAAAATCAGCGAAACGTGTGAACCAGCGAAGGCTTACCCGACCGCCGCCACCAAACGATCGGCCGTGGCATGCCCCTCAAACACCCCACTGGCATCCCACGGATCTTCTCCGGCTTCATCACCGACGTTATTATCGTTGGGCGTAGTGGTGCGGTCTGAATCTTGACCGACCACATCATCGCTTCGGCTGTCATTCTGTCTGCCAGCAGCTTCTCTGTTGCTGTCTGTGGAAGTATCGTCAGGCATGGAAGCCTGTGGCTCTGCAACAGTATCCATCTCATGATGCCCCGACTCGGCGGAATCGGCATCATGAGCATTCCCCTGTTCCTTCCCTCCAGGTCTGACTCTTTGGAAAACGGAAATACCAAAACTCAGGTCATGACCGACACTCGTCGCTTCCATCACCATCCTGCTATGTTTCGTACCATCACGCACCCATTCCTCGGTCGCCAAGTTTCCTGTGGCGATAACCGGATCTCCTTTATGCAGGCTCGACTGCACATTCTCGGCTAGTTTTCGGAAGACCTTGACAGTGATCCACGTCGTCGGCCGATCCCGCCATTCATTTGCCACAGGATTGAAATAGCTAGTCGTGCAGCCGATTCTGAACGAACTGGCCGCCGGACCTCCCTCCTTGCCGAAACGCTGTGGGTTTGCACCCACAAACCCTGAAACCGTCACCGTACCTTGCTGTGCCATTGTCTCTGCTCCCTGAACGAAATACTTGTCATACGTATATATGTATGTGGACTGCGGGGCACACCGACCGGCATTGGGCTTCAGACACGTCTGCGAATGAAACCCAGTGCTGAAAACCGGCCATAAACGTACCCCGCGGTTTCTCCAGTATGCATGCGTGAAACACGGTTGTTCAAGCCGAAACAGGTCCTGTGGTCGGATGATCGGGGTCTCGGCGTGTTGTGGATACAATGTGGACAAATCGACCTGTATCCACCATGAAATGAGGAATGTGAATAACCGTCGATCTTATGCAAGACCGGACAAGGAGCGATAAGAAAGCGGAAACATCATAAGACGAGAATCAAAAGCGGCAAATCGCATACGCATGTGGCCAAAGCATTAACTTTTCCTCATGAAAGCAGCATCGCCTTCAAAAAGAGATAGATGGTATACACATCAAATCGATGCTTCTTACAAAACATTTTCCAATGCGACAATAAAAAAGGCCTGTCCACACAAATCTGGACAGGCCAACAATCAGAGCGTTATGAAAACGGTTTACTTCATTGCCTCGTAGCGTTCAATCAATGTGTCGACCGCCTGATCGGCAGGAACCTTCACCGCGTTGTCGCCATTGCGATCGCGCACCTCGATGGTGCCGTCGTTGAGGAAGTCGCGGCCGACCACGGCGACCAGCGGCACGCCGAGCAGCTCGGCATCCTTGAACTTGACACCGGGCGAAACCTTCTTGCGATCGTCGTAGATGACCTCGAGACCTTTGGCCTCAAGCTCAGAAACCAGCTTTTCGGCACCGTCGAACGCCTCGTCCTTCTTCCCGGTGGCGACCACATGAACCGCGGCAGGCGCGATGTTGACCGGCCAAGCTAGACCCTTCTCGTCGTGATGAGTCTCGGCGATGCAGGCCATAACGCGCGAAACGCCGATGCCGTAACTGCCCATCCAAACCGGCACGGCCTTGCCGTTCTGATTCAAAACCTTGAGACCCAGCGCCTCAGAATACTTCAAGCCAAGCTGGAAGACCTGTCCGATTTCCACGCCGCGCTCGAAACTCAGCGGGCCAGAGCCGTCCGGGCTC is a window from the Bifidobacterium sp. ESL0745 genome containing:
- a CDS encoding DUF308 domain-containing protein, with the translated sequence MSDANVNDNDPNVNEGNNNNRAQPNGQPEYGAYASNGMNGQNQPGNGNPQYGQYQGNQGGAPQGGPNANPYMYNNAQGQNPNQGPYNNGYASNGYGPYAANPNQYGQQYPNGNPYANNNQSGQYQYAQNGQQPNNGGPTAGSSKSWKAQPGSNEWWRMNPFKLAEEWLPNQAKKTIRIVYGVVGIVALLLGIALLVWPGKTLVAVAVVLGAYFVVSGVIRVIGAIVENGLPGGWRVLDILVGLLLVIGGVIMLKNTAISTALLTILVTLTVGIGWIMEGIMALVETWRLPKSGWAIFYAIISILAGIVVLFSPFTSVIVLVVFAGISMVIMGILAIIRAFRFGKN
- a CDS encoding M13-type metalloendopeptidase, yielding MSTPLISGLDTTSFSSTISPGDDLFRFVNGPWIDTYELPDDRSRYGAFDKLAEDAEDQIRDILEDENCPAHKSQSLYRAFLDTDAIEAAGISPIKDALNRIDNASDKAELTKVLGELSTVGGPDFFDCGVYGDPGDPEHNILHIEQGGIGLPDEAYYREDHYAPIREQYVHMVTKLLMLADYGDSAKSEADAKRFLEIETKIAANHWDNVATRDSQKTYNPTDFEKLSSTLSHFDLASWLEAWQRSYNALPAAKAQPLDLIASFRRTIVHEPSFLSGFDKFWDQSELEDLKLWARVTMISGSASTLSSDFDKTQFDFYGKVLSGAKQQRDRWKRAVSLVNGICGEEVGREYVRLHFPESSKKRMEQLVSNIIEAYRVSISGSTWLGEATKAKALEKLSKFTPMIGYTNHWRDYTALAIKAEMSLVEDLNAAVAYETGFQFSKVGQVVDREEWLMNPQTVNAYYEPSMNVIVFPAAILQPPFFNPDADDAANYGGIGAVIGHEIGHGFDDQGSQYDGDGKLNDWWSADDKANFQKLTTALINQYNGFIPSQLQEKYADDLDQAPHVNGALTIGENIGDLSGVNISLKAYAFALDKAAGRPVDGSPEAVAASLASAPQIDGYTGLQRFFLSYASIWRTAQREELTEQYLQIDPHSPAEFRTNGIVRNVDLYYKAFDVQPNNKLWLDPELRVSIW
- a CDS encoding citrate synthase; protein product: MVEAKLNVDTSKFDLPIVKATEGADGIVVSSLQNDGFVTLDPGFLTTAQCESKITFIDGQNSILRYRGYPIEQLCEQSDFLEVAWLLQHGELPSKAEYGRFCADLNHRTMVGEDFRSFMASFPRAAQPMSVLASAINALAAFYPDTTDINDPDQLDESARIIMAKARTIVSYIYRRRRDEPMLYPDIARGYVDDFLRMCFAVPYEPYESDELSVHALGRLLIIHADHEQNCSTSVVRIAGSAHANLYSAVAAGVNALSGPLHGGANEAVLKQLEVIRDSGESVGRFVENAKKNGVRISGLGHRVYKCYDPRAVVAKHYLERLMARGDVDSRLPADERALFDIATELEDIATHDDYFVSRHLYPNVDFYTGLIYRVIGFDAPMFTPLFALGRIPGWIAQYREMLADPQTKIGRPRQVYTGEVERDYVPMDQR
- a CDS encoding single-stranded DNA-binding protein — its product is MAQQGTVTVSGFVGANPQRFGKEGGPAASSFRIGCTTSYFNPVANEWRDRPTTWITVKVFRKLAENVQSSLHKGDPVIATGNLATEEWVRDGTKHSRMVMEATSVGHDLSFGISVFQRVRPGGKEQGNAHDADSAESGHHEMDTVAEPQASMPDDTSTDSNREAAGRQNDSRSDDVVGQDSDRTTTPNDNNVGDEAGEDPWDASGVFEGHATADRLVAAVG
- the map gene encoding type I methionyl aminopeptidase yields the protein MIELKTPKEIASMKVAGRFVGSILKELQETTKVGTNLLEIDDLVRRRIESRKGAESCYVDYAPDFGTGPFKHYICTSVNDAVLHGVPYDYALKDGDLISLDLAISVDGWCGDSAVSFVVGKDPNPEDIALIKCTEEALAAGIAAAQSGNRLGDVSAAVGDVAHEHGYTVNMEFGGHGIGHVMHGDPFVPNDGKAHHGYKLRPGLTIAIEPWFMKTTDEIYQDAKDGWTLRSSDGSNGAHSEHTIAITDNGPEILTVRE
- the dapD gene encoding 2,3,4,5-tetrahydropyridine-2,6-dicarboxylate N-succinyltransferase, translating into MSDERTAWGWGLASIDEAGNTLDVWYPKLEMGSAPVEADRPRHEFDALVRTKVDERGVRRMPVFTVSSLDSPIADAADAYLRLHLLSMCMVEPNTINLDGIFAKLANVVWTNYGPFAAESFALRKMDVMNAVARSSRDASGMPSPHIDVNVLGVDKFPRMVDYVVPEGVRIGDADRVRLGAHLAPGTTVMHAGFVNFNAGTLGTCMIEGRVSQGVTVGNGSDVGGGSSIMGTLSGGGKLRNSIGEHSLLGANAGIGISLGDNCVVEAGLYVTAGTKITVHDKARIAAGEPLDVVKGSELSGKDNILFIRNSVSGAIEARYRKVGIALNEKLHKNS